The following are encoded together in the Sparus aurata chromosome 1, fSpaAur1.1, whole genome shotgun sequence genome:
- the LOC115586617 gene encoding uncharacterized protein LOC115586617 yields the protein MECVFELPQLKLQGGNQTRWESSRDATNVLLRIMPAVLADLSKQARSEPTAEGLYRFFRHEFFPPTLCLMHVVHNKLHRQFQVFQMRNLFFSRVEQEVTALISSLRNPRTQALVKDKWESWLSDESGLQPLLDEVPAYFKDGVWDRFSATVMIPFLDMLLQNVESRFPEMGILGNFNVLAPRRIQEGIMDTKFGQQEMQSLARHFPRLKEEDLLIEWEAFQEQAMLPDLKSKTLEEVLKWLISPNAMELFPHLSLAAAIALAAPVQNADVERLFSALKLVKTPLRNRLTDCHLDVCCRVAIDGPQPGTFRMDNFVRRFYRSNSIRRVKCSKEGCELCK from the exons ATGGAGTGTGTTTTTGAGTTGCCTCAACTAAAACTGCAG GGAGGAAACCAAACACGATGGGAGAGTAGCAGGGATGCCACCAATGTCCTGCTGAGAATCATGCCTGCTGTCTTGGCTGACTTGTCAAAGCAAGCAAGATCAGAACCGACTGCAGAGGGCCTTTACCGGTTCTTCAGGCATGAATTCTTTCCACCAACCCTCTGCCTCATGCATGTGGTGCATAATAAACTGCACAGACAGTTTCAGGTGTTCCAGATGAGGAACCTGTTCTTTTCTCGAGTTGAGCAGGAG GTAACAGCACTGATCAGCTCCTTGAGAAATCCTAGGACTCAGGCCCTGGTGAAGGACAAGTGGGAGAGCTGGCTAAGTGATGAATCCGGCCTGCAGCCTTTACTGGATGAGGTTCCTGCCTATTTCAAAGATGGTGTCTGGGACCGGTTTTCAGCGACt gtcATGATCCCTTTCCTTGATATGTTGTTGCAAAATGTGGAGAGTCGCTTTCCTGAAATGGGTATCTTGGGGAACTTCAATGTGCTTGCGCCAAGGAGAATTCAAGAGGGAATCATGGACACGAAGTTTGGGCAGCAAGAGATGCAGTCCCTGGCAAGGCATTTCCCTAGGCTGAAAGAGGAGGACTTGCTGATTGAATGGGAAGCATTTCAGGAGCAAGCAATGCTCCCAGACCTCAAG TCAAAAACTCTGGAAGAGGTTTTGAAGTGGCTGATAAGCCCCAATGCCATGGAGCTGTTCCCTCACCTGAGTCTGGCTGCTGCAATAGCACTTGCTGCCCCAGTTCAGAATGCAGAtgtggagaggctcttctcagCCCTCAAGCTA GTGAAGACACCTCTGCGAAACAGGCTGACAGATTGCCACCTCGATGTCTGCTGCCGGGTGGCAATTGATGGCCCTCAGCCAGGAACTTTTAGGATGGACAATTTCGTTCGGCGCTTCTACAGAAGCAATTCAATCAGACGAGTGAAATGTTCAAAAGAGGGCTGTGAATTAtgtaaataa
- the LOC115586664 gene encoding uncharacterized protein LOC115586664 isoform X4: MVRFCAFPGCEKKMKNNIPETFHRLPFRCSREIINQWLLVLQLDINTPIETLRKRDHRVCSDHFDQGDFNVPTGHDIPKRVFLRKHAIPKAVTLQVAAERVKQDTLERDRPPGQIGDTVSGVVQPGEDSLFESTYNTPETSTATTEKVPLQHIVDKEAILQLMKNCPMCDRKCRCTKHSRGPYFIVYQSCYFCHYQRKWASQPEALNMNINKAHTGPKKKHQPKEKLCVNAKAKSSKLKKLQKLT; this comes from the exons ATGGTTCGTTTTTGTGCTTTTCCCGGATgtgagaagaagatgaaaaataacattCCAGAAACTTTTCACAGACTGCCGTTCCGGTGCAGTAGAGAAATCATCAATCAGTGGCTGCTTGTTTTACAACTCGACATCAACACGCCGATAGAGACGCTAAGAAAGAGGGACCACCGAGTTTGTAGTGACCACTTCGACCAGGGCGACTTCAATGTGCCTACAGGACACGATATACCGAAGAGAGTGTTTTTGAGGAAACATGCTATTCCAAAAGCTGTAACGTTACAAGTGGCCGCAGAAAGAGTGAAG CAGGACACCTTGGAAAGGGACAGACCACCAGGCCAGATCGGAGACACAG TTTCCGGTGTTGTCCAGCCTGGTGAAGACAGCTTGTTTGAGTCCACCTATAATACACCTGAGACGTCCACTGCAACAACGGAGAA AGTGCCCCTGCAGCACATAGTTGACAAAGAGGCCATCCTGCAGCTGATGAAGAACTGCCCGATGTGCGACAGAAAGTGCCGCTGTACCAAACACAGTCGAGGTCCTTACTTCATAGTCTACCAGAGCTGTTACTTCTGCCATTATCAACGCAAGTGGGCCAGCCAGCCTGAAGCTCtaaacatgaacattaataaAGCACACACAGGGCCCAAGAAGAAACATCAGCCAAAGGAGAAGCTGTGTGTAAATGCCAAAGCTAAGTCATCGAAACTCAAAAAGCTGCAAAAGCTTACATGA
- the LOC115586664 gene encoding uncharacterized protein LOC115586664 isoform X3: MVRFCAFPGCEKKMKNNIPETFHRLPFRCSREIINQWLLVLQLDINTPIETLRKRDHRVCSDHFDQGDFNVPTGHDIPKRVFLRKHAIPKAVTLQVAAERVKQQDTLERDRPPGQIGDTVSGVVQPGEDSLFESTYNTPETSTATTEKVPLQHIVDKEAILQLMKNCPMCDRKCRCTKHSRGPYFIVYQSCYFCHYQRKWASQPEALNMNINKAHTGPKKKHQPKEKLCVNAKAKSSKLKKLQKLT; this comes from the exons ATGGTTCGTTTTTGTGCTTTTCCCGGATgtgagaagaagatgaaaaataacattCCAGAAACTTTTCACAGACTGCCGTTCCGGTGCAGTAGAGAAATCATCAATCAGTGGCTGCTTGTTTTACAACTCGACATCAACACGCCGATAGAGACGCTAAGAAAGAGGGACCACCGAGTTTGTAGTGACCACTTCGACCAGGGCGACTTCAATGTGCCTACAGGACACGATATACCGAAGAGAGTGTTTTTGAGGAAACATGCTATTCCAAAAGCTGTAACGTTACAAGTGGCCGCAGAAAGAGTGAAG CAGCAGGACACCTTGGAAAGGGACAGACCACCAGGCCAGATCGGAGACACAG TTTCCGGTGTTGTCCAGCCTGGTGAAGACAGCTTGTTTGAGTCCACCTATAATACACCTGAGACGTCCACTGCAACAACGGAGAA AGTGCCCCTGCAGCACATAGTTGACAAAGAGGCCATCCTGCAGCTGATGAAGAACTGCCCGATGTGCGACAGAAAGTGCCGCTGTACCAAACACAGTCGAGGTCCTTACTTCATAGTCTACCAGAGCTGTTACTTCTGCCATTATCAACGCAAGTGGGCCAGCCAGCCTGAAGCTCtaaacatgaacattaataaAGCACACACAGGGCCCAAGAAGAAACATCAGCCAAAGGAGAAGCTGTGTGTAAATGCCAAAGCTAAGTCATCGAAACTCAAAAAGCTGCAAAAGCTTACATGA